The Bifidobacterium bifidum ATCC 29521 = JCM 1255 = DSM 20456 region GCGAGGTCCCATCCGCAACGGACGGCAACGGACTTGCCGGCCTGACGGCACGGGTGCAGACGGCCGGCGGGACATGCCGATACGGGCACGACGACCACCATGTCTTCCATCTCGACGTGGCAATGCCGTGGATCGCCTGTCAAGCCGATAGAATGAAGCCGTGAACGATTCCGAACAGCACGTCATCACCGTGAGCGTCATAGACGACGATCCGCTGGTGTGCCAGGCGATGAGTATGATTCTCCGCGATTACTCGCAGGGGCGTGTCTCTGTCGTCTCCACATCAACCGACGGAGCCACCGCCGTGCGAAACGCCAACAGCGAGCACCCGGACGTCGTTCTCATGGATATGGCGATGCCCGGCATCGACGGCATCGAGACCACCCGTCGTCTTCGCGCGCTTCGCAATCCTCCTCACGTGCTGATCCTCACATCCTTGAACCCGTCCAACACGGTAGAACGCTCCGTGGAGGCCGGCGCCGAGGGATTCGTATCCAAGACCGACGCGCCGGAGGACATCATCCGCCGCATAGTCGGCATATGCGAGGGGACCCCGCAGTTCAATCCGGCCAGCCAGAGACAGCTCATCAATGATCTGAGCATGCAGCGTCCCCAGTCCAGGCGTGACGAGGCTCGGGCCCTGCTGGACACGCTGCCCTCCCGGGAGCGCGAAGCCGTGCTGCTCGCCGCCGAAGGCTGCACCAACGCCGAGATCGCAGGACGCATGTTCATATCGGAACGCACCGCGAAAGCGCATCTCTCCAGTGCCGCGGACAAACTCGACATGGGGCGCGTGCAGATGGCACGGCTTGTCGAACGAGCGGACCTGTAACGGCGCCGTCACGCAAGTCGCCGCCAGCGCATCCATACCGACCCGCTGGTACGCTGATGCTCAGCAGCTACCGATGAGGGGGCGTCATGGCAATCAACGCGACGGAAAAACCACTGGGCAAGGTGTTCACTCCGGACTATCAGTTGTCCATCCCATCCTTCCAGCGCGCCTATATCTGGAAACCGGAGAACATCCTGCAGCTCATCAGCGACCTTGAGGAGGCATGCAAATCACCGGAAACGCCGTATTTCCTCGGTTCTCTGATTCTCGTGCGGGAAGGCGACACCAGCTTCTCGGTCATCGACGGCCAGCAGCGTCTGGTCTCGCTGTCAATCATCATCGCCGCGCTGCGCGACCTCGAACATGACGAGGAATGGATGCGTCTGCTGGACGCTCTGATCGTCGAGCCCGGAGACAAGCTGCGCGGCATCACCTCGCAACCCCGGCTGACACTCCGTGAACGCGACGCCGCATTTTTCCGCGAATACGTTCAGGAAGGCAATCTGGAGGCGCTGTTCGACATGAACGATGAGGACTGCTCCTCGAATGCGCAGCGCAACATCATCGCCAACACAAAGCAGGCATACGATGCATTGGCACAGCTTGACGAGGAGGAACGCCACCGGTTCGCATCCTATCTGGTCAATTCGGTGACCTTGGTCATCGTCACCACCGATGACCTTGATGGAGCGCATCGTATTTTCGACGTCATGAACATGCGCGGCCTCCCCCTGACGCCATCGGATGTGTTCAAGGCCCGGGCGATGTCAGGACTGCCCGCCGCCGCGGTGGACACGTACGCCTCCCGTTGGGATGACATCATGGATCCGCTGGGCGATGACGCCACCCGCGTGGAGGAGTTCTTCCGGTACCTGCATCTCATCCTCACGCACAAGCCCGCGACGGGCAAACTGATCGAGGACTTCCTTTCCGACGTGCTGAACCAGTATCTCGCCGGTCATTCCATTGAGGCGTTCATCGACGGTATTCT contains the following coding sequences:
- a CDS encoding response regulator transcription factor; the protein is MNDSEQHVITVSVIDDDPLVCQAMSMILRDYSQGRVSVVSTSTDGATAVRNANSEHPDVVLMDMAMPGIDGIETTRRLRALRNPPHVLILTSLNPSNTVERSVEAGAEGFVSKTDAPEDIIRRIVGICEGTPQFNPASQRQLINDLSMQRPQSRRDEARALLDTLPSREREAVLLAAEGCTNAEIAGRMFISERTAKAHLSSAADKLDMGRVQMARLVERADL